A window of the Synechococcus sp. M16.1 genome harbors these coding sequences:
- a CDS encoding DUF3177 family protein, which yields MNELTYRALVWLTYRLAATFAVGVPLVLLIWSSWRREPLVLRLLGIYWKVASLMAISLLLLTDQRPLGYALAVVAPVLMVISLWFWVDINEELADQPPWRPLPLAVKVWRWAFSGFALISLGMSVTGLGCMQQLASSACLTWLEAPQGIHGLAATVFNFLFGGLWTEAVAAFVGYVALVAYLAGLLQWLLVRLPRYGRVAGDF from the coding sequence GTGAACGAGCTCACGTACCGCGCTCTGGTGTGGCTGACCTATCGCCTGGCCGCCACCTTCGCCGTTGGCGTGCCTTTGGTCCTGTTGATCTGGTCGTCCTGGCGTCGCGAGCCGTTGGTGCTTCGGCTGCTCGGGATCTATTGGAAAGTGGCCAGCCTGATGGCAATCAGCCTCTTGCTGCTGACGGATCAGCGGCCCTTGGGCTACGCCCTGGCGGTTGTCGCACCGGTGTTGATGGTGATCAGCCTGTGGTTCTGGGTCGACATCAATGAGGAGCTGGCCGACCAGCCGCCCTGGCGTCCGCTGCCCCTTGCCGTGAAGGTGTGGCGTTGGGCATTCAGTGGGTTTGCTCTCATCAGCCTGGGCATGAGCGTGACGGGTTTGGGCTGCATGCAACAGCTGGCGTCCTCGGCATGCCTCACCTGGCTGGAAGCTCCTCAGGGCATCCATGGTCTTGCGGCCACGGTGTTCAATTTTCTGTTCGGTGGTTTGTGGACCGAGGCCGTTGCTGCCTTTGTGGGGTACGTCGCCCTGGTGGCTTACCTGGCTGGTTTGCTGCAGTGGCTGTTGGTGCGTTTGCCCCGTTACGGCCGCGTGGCGGGGGATTTCTGA
- the ileS gene encoding isoleucine--tRNA ligase: MSKETRDAAAEERPSYKHTLNLLQTGFGMRANAVQREPELQGFWKDHGIDGELGLNNSGPTFTLHDGPPYANGALHMGHALNKVLKDVINKYQVLNGRRVRYVPGWDCHGLPIELKVLQSMDQEQRKALTPIKLRKKAAAYARKQVDGQMKGFQRWGIWADWEQPYLTLQKEYESAQIRVFGEMVLKGHIYRGLKPVHWSPSSRTALAEAELEYPDGHTSPSVYAAFPAVELPAALRDALKAEGLDLPTETDALGKALQVAIWTTTPWTLPANLAVSVNERLEYALTDDGEGRLLLVAADLIETLSGTLARPLSRRATVKGALLAGLTYRHPLLDRTSPVVIGGDYITTESGTGLVHTAPGHGVDDFHTGQKNGLPVLCPVDEAGNLTDEAGPFAGLNVLKDANPKIIEALESAGALLKQEAYGHRYPYDWRTKKPTIFRATEQWFASVEGFRQQALDAIAAVEWTPASGRNRIESMVKERGDWCISRQRTWGVPIPVFYHRSNGEVLLNADTLEHIQALIAEHGADVWWEKDEADLLPPAYADQADQWRKGTDTMDVWFDSGSSWAAVASQQDNLSYPADLYLEGSDQHRGWFQSSLLTSVAVNGHAPYKRVLTHGFALDEKGRKMSKSLGNVVDPMVIIEGGKNQKQEPPYGADVLRLWVSSVDYSADVPIGAGILRQLADVYRKVRNTSRYLLGNLHDFNPATDAIPIAELPLLDRWMLQRTAEVMDDITEAFESFEFFRFFQLLQNFCVTDLSNFYLDIAKDRLYVSAPADHRRRSCQTVMALIIERLAGLIAPVLCHMAEDIWQNLPYPVEETSVFHRGWPTVPVEWCDAALSAPVQELRELRAAVNKVIEDCRGRQELGASLEAAVRIDARRPELQAALSWLSETGDPEVDGLRDWLLVSQLQIGGEPWAEVLASQDDELASIEVSRARGTKCERCWHYEGDVGQHPEHPHICGRCVGVLERRTHQLA, encoded by the coding sequence GTGAGCAAGGAGACGCGCGACGCCGCCGCTGAGGAACGCCCCTCCTACAAACACACCCTCAATCTGCTGCAAACGGGATTCGGCATGCGCGCCAATGCCGTCCAACGCGAACCTGAACTGCAGGGCTTCTGGAAAGACCACGGCATCGACGGCGAGCTGGGCCTGAACAACAGCGGCCCAACCTTCACCCTCCATGACGGCCCGCCCTACGCCAACGGGGCTCTGCACATGGGGCATGCCCTCAACAAGGTGCTGAAGGACGTCATCAACAAATATCAGGTGTTGAACGGACGGCGAGTGCGCTACGTACCGGGCTGGGACTGCCACGGTCTGCCGATCGAGCTCAAGGTGCTGCAGTCGATGGATCAGGAGCAGCGCAAGGCGCTGACACCGATCAAGCTGCGCAAGAAGGCCGCCGCCTACGCCCGCAAACAGGTGGATGGCCAGATGAAGGGCTTCCAGCGCTGGGGCATCTGGGCGGACTGGGAGCAGCCGTATCTGACTCTGCAAAAGGAGTACGAATCGGCTCAGATTCGGGTGTTTGGCGAGATGGTGCTCAAGGGGCACATCTACCGGGGCCTGAAACCGGTGCACTGGAGCCCGAGTTCACGCACCGCTTTAGCCGAAGCCGAACTGGAGTACCCCGACGGCCACACCAGTCCCAGCGTCTACGCCGCCTTCCCAGCCGTGGAGCTTCCAGCGGCGCTGCGGGATGCACTCAAGGCCGAGGGCCTGGACCTGCCCACGGAGACGGACGCCCTTGGGAAGGCCCTGCAGGTGGCGATCTGGACCACCACCCCCTGGACGCTGCCGGCCAACCTGGCGGTGTCGGTGAATGAAAGGCTCGAATACGCCCTGACCGACGACGGCGAAGGCCGACTGCTGCTGGTGGCTGCCGATCTGATCGAGACGCTGAGCGGCACCCTCGCGCGCCCACTGAGCCGGCGCGCCACCGTCAAAGGCGCTCTGCTCGCTGGGCTGACCTACCGCCACCCGCTGCTGGATCGCACCAGTCCGGTGGTGATCGGGGGCGATTACATCACCACCGAATCAGGCACAGGCCTCGTGCACACCGCACCTGGTCACGGCGTCGACGACTTCCACACCGGCCAGAAGAACGGCCTGCCGGTGCTCTGCCCTGTGGACGAAGCCGGCAACCTCACGGACGAGGCCGGGCCGTTCGCGGGCCTGAATGTGCTCAAGGATGCCAACCCCAAGATCATTGAGGCGCTGGAGTCCGCCGGGGCCCTGCTCAAGCAGGAGGCCTATGGCCACCGCTACCCCTACGACTGGCGCACCAAGAAACCCACCATCTTCCGGGCCACGGAACAGTGGTTTGCCTCCGTGGAAGGGTTCCGTCAACAGGCCCTGGATGCGATCGCCGCCGTGGAGTGGACCCCTGCTTCCGGTCGCAACCGGATCGAATCGATGGTCAAGGAGCGGGGCGACTGGTGCATCTCCCGTCAGCGCACCTGGGGGGTGCCGATCCCCGTCTTTTATCACCGCAGCAACGGCGAGGTGCTGCTGAACGCCGACACCCTGGAGCACATCCAGGCGTTGATCGCCGAGCACGGCGCCGACGTCTGGTGGGAGAAAGACGAAGCGGATCTGCTGCCGCCCGCCTACGCCGACCAGGCCGATCAGTGGCGCAAGGGCACCGACACCATGGACGTGTGGTTCGACTCCGGCTCAAGCTGGGCTGCCGTCGCCAGCCAGCAGGACAACCTGAGCTATCCCGCCGACCTGTACTTGGAAGGGTCCGACCAGCACCGCGGCTGGTTCCAGAGTTCACTGCTCACCTCGGTCGCCGTGAATGGCCACGCTCCCTACAAGCGGGTGCTCACCCATGGCTTCGCCTTGGATGAGAAGGGCCGCAAGATGAGTAAATCCCTCGGCAACGTGGTCGACCCGATGGTGATCATCGAGGGGGGCAAAAACCAGAAACAGGAACCGCCCTACGGCGCCGATGTGCTGCGGCTCTGGGTGAGCTCGGTGGATTACTCCGCCGATGTGCCGATCGGAGCCGGGATTCTGCGCCAGCTGGCCGATGTGTATCGCAAGGTGCGCAACACCAGCCGCTATCTGCTGGGCAACCTGCACGACTTCAATCCGGCAACCGACGCGATCCCGATTGCGGAACTGCCGTTGCTGGACCGCTGGATGCTGCAGCGCACGGCCGAGGTGATGGACGACATCACAGAAGCCTTCGAAAGCTTCGAGTTCTTCCGCTTCTTCCAGCTGCTGCAGAACTTCTGTGTCACCGATCTGTCGAACTTCTACCTCGACATCGCCAAGGACAGGCTCTACGTGAGTGCCCCCGCCGACCATCGCCGGCGCAGCTGCCAGACCGTGATGGCCCTGATCATCGAACGCCTGGCCGGACTGATCGCTCCTGTCTTGTGCCACATGGCCGAAGACATCTGGCAGAACCTGCCTTACCCCGTGGAGGAGACATCGGTCTTCCACCGGGGCTGGCCGACGGTTCCAGTCGAGTGGTGTGATGCTGCTCTCAGCGCTCCGGTTCAAGAGCTGCGGGAGCTCCGCGCCGCCGTCAACAAAGTGATTGAAGATTGCCGCGGCCGTCAGGAACTTGGCGCATCGCTTGAGGCAGCCGTGCGGATTGACGCCCGCCGTCCGGAACTCCAGGCCGCTCTCTCCTGGCTGAGTGAGACGGGGGATCCCGAGGTGGACGGTCTGCGGGACTGGCTGCTGGTCTCACAACTGCAGATTGGCGGCGAGCCCTGGGCCGAAGTGCTGGCCAGCCAGGACGACGAGCTCGCATCGATCGAGGTGAGCCGAGCGCGGGGAACCAAATGCGAGCGCTGCTGGCACTACGAGGGGGATGTGGGTCAGCACCCGGAGCATCCCCACATCTGCGGACGCTGTGTTGGCGTTCTGGAACGCCGGACTCACCAGTTGGCCTGA
- a CDS encoding Ycf66 family protein gives MLATLSGDLCLLLGLALLLLPLLAVELSRPRDGVWGAVVLLLGLVLVTSTDRLRGAPMLAVLCAGLLIARLGSEVGQARWNSLSETEQQRFTSPDHWRTSLQQLLITTGRVGEGISGIAKQLKPAGKSGVTGKKWVRPESPETTDTSDTESAEAAKVTSPEGED, from the coding sequence ATGCTTGCGACCCTCAGCGGCGATCTCTGCCTCCTGCTCGGCCTGGCACTCCTGTTGCTTCCCCTTCTGGCCGTTGAACTCAGTCGTCCCCGCGATGGTGTTTGGGGCGCTGTGGTCTTGCTGCTGGGTCTCGTTCTGGTCACCAGCACGGACCGTCTGCGGGGAGCACCGATGCTGGCGGTTCTCTGCGCCGGCCTGTTGATCGCACGCTTGGGATCCGAGGTCGGACAGGCCCGCTGGAACAGCCTCAGCGAAACCGAGCAGCAGCGGTTCACCTCGCCCGATCATTGGCGCACCAGCCTTCAACAACTGTTGATCACCACAGGCCGAGTGGGCGAAGGCATCAGCGGCATTGCCAAACAACTCAAACCGGCCGGGAAATCAGGGGTTACGGGCAAAAAATGGGTGCGTCCCGAGTCCCCCGAAACCACTGACACAAGCGACACCGAATCAGCCGAAGCCGCCAAGGTCACATCTCCAGAGGGCGAAGACTGA
- the crtR gene encoding beta-carotene hydroxylase — MHQSTAQQQQPRPVGMGYRSVPREFVDPPAFWNPTVGLFLGGYALAALTIWGWFVAALPLPVLLCTGFLALHLEGTVIHDACHNAAHPNRWINQAMGHGSALLLGFSFPVFTRVHLEHHAHVNDPKNDPDHIVSTFGPLWLIAPRFFYHEWFFFQRRLWRRWELMQWGLERSIFVVIVLAAARFAFLPFIFNCWFAPALMVGVTLGLFFDYLPHRPFTSRNRWTNARIYPGRLMNWLIMGQNYHLVHHLWPSIPWFEYKPAYEATKPLLDAKGSPQRLGIFETRRDGYNFLYDILVGVRSHKRRSGKMRRAARFMPGRGLRRHWLGFVDRIAIKTEPKRSVSR, encoded by the coding sequence ATGCATCAGAGCACTGCTCAACAACAGCAGCCTCGTCCGGTCGGAATGGGCTATCGCTCGGTTCCACGCGAATTCGTTGACCCGCCGGCCTTCTGGAACCCCACCGTTGGCCTCTTCCTAGGCGGTTATGCCCTGGCGGCTCTGACCATCTGGGGCTGGTTTGTGGCGGCCTTGCCCCTGCCGGTGCTGCTTTGCACGGGCTTTCTGGCGCTGCATCTGGAAGGGACGGTGATCCATGACGCCTGCCACAACGCAGCCCATCCCAATCGATGGATCAACCAGGCCATGGGCCATGGCTCGGCGCTGTTGCTCGGGTTCAGCTTTCCCGTGTTCACGCGAGTGCATCTTGAGCATCACGCCCATGTGAATGACCCGAAGAACGACCCGGACCACATCGTCAGCACGTTCGGGCCGCTCTGGCTGATCGCCCCGAGATTTTTCTATCACGAGTGGTTTTTCTTTCAGCGTCGCCTCTGGCGCCGCTGGGAGTTGATGCAGTGGGGGCTTGAGCGCAGCATTTTTGTGGTGATCGTGCTGGCGGCTGCACGCTTTGCCTTCCTGCCGTTCATCTTCAACTGCTGGTTTGCCCCTGCCCTGATGGTGGGCGTGACGCTGGGTTTGTTCTTCGACTATCTCCCGCATCGGCCGTTCACCTCCCGCAACCGCTGGACGAATGCCAGGATCTACCCAGGCAGGCTGATGAACTGGCTGATCATGGGGCAGAACTATCACCTGGTTCATCACCTCTGGCCATCCATTCCCTGGTTCGAATACAAACCGGCCTATGAGGCCACCAAGCCTCTGCTCGACGCCAAGGGATCTCCCCAACGGTTGGGAATTTTTGAGACCCGCCGGGATGGTTACAACTTCCTTTACGACATCCTTGTGGGAGTGCGCAGCCACAAGCGCCGCAGCGGAAAGATGAGGCGCGCAGCACGTTTCATGCCCGGTCGGGGGCTGCGTCGCCACTGGCTCGGTTTTGTTGATCGCATCGCGATCAAAACCGAGCCCAAACGTTCGGTGTCCCGCTGA
- the gatC gene encoding Asp-tRNA(Asn)/Glu-tRNA(Gln) amidotransferase subunit GatC — protein MSQISSDDVRKVAQLARLDLPEDKIATYTGQLESILEYVGQLQQVDTEGVPETTRAVEVTNVTRADGVQPTPVREDILNQAPQREGDFFRVPKILAD, from the coding sequence ATGAGCCAGATTTCCAGCGACGACGTCCGCAAGGTGGCCCAGCTCGCCCGCCTTGATCTGCCCGAGGACAAGATTGCGACCTACACCGGTCAGCTCGAGTCCATCCTCGAGTACGTGGGTCAGCTTCAGCAGGTGGACACCGAAGGCGTTCCGGAAACCACCCGAGCCGTGGAGGTGACCAACGTCACCCGGGCCGATGGTGTGCAGCCGACCCCCGTTCGCGAAGACATTCTCAACCAGGCACCCCAGAGAGAGGGTGACTTCTTCCGGGTTCCGAAAATCCTGGCCGACTGA
- a CDS encoding creatininase family protein, producing the protein MTAATPGPVDSTDAIRLALRSWPEVESYLQGCKGVIIPLGSTEQHGPTGAIGTDALTAEAVALEVGRRTGVLVTPAQAFGMAEHHLGFAGTMSLQPATLLAVLHDLVLSLGRHGFERVFVINGHGGNIATAKAAFAQAHGTAATRNLPVAPQLRCRLANWFMAGPVMRQARDLYGDKEGHHATPSEIAVTLAMEPSLQSKQRPLPDPAPAGPIHGPDDFRRRHPDGRMGSHPSLATAQHGEALLETAATALSEDLRTFLGES; encoded by the coding sequence ATGACCGCTGCAACTCCCGGTCCTGTCGACAGCACGGACGCCATTCGCCTCGCCCTGCGCAGTTGGCCTGAAGTGGAGAGCTACCTCCAAGGCTGCAAGGGGGTGATCATCCCCCTGGGATCCACCGAGCAGCACGGTCCCACGGGCGCCATCGGCACAGACGCCCTTACCGCAGAAGCGGTGGCCCTTGAGGTGGGTCGTCGCACCGGCGTTTTGGTCACCCCAGCCCAGGCCTTCGGCATGGCGGAACACCATCTTGGTTTCGCGGGAACGATGAGCCTGCAGCCAGCAACGCTTCTGGCCGTTCTGCACGACCTGGTGTTGTCCCTGGGCCGCCATGGCTTCGAACGGGTGTTCGTGATCAATGGCCATGGCGGCAACATTGCAACGGCCAAAGCCGCCTTTGCCCAGGCCCACGGCACCGCCGCCACCCGCAATCTCCCCGTTGCCCCGCAGCTGCGTTGTCGGCTGGCCAACTGGTTCATGGCCGGCCCCGTGATGCGCCAGGCACGCGATCTGTATGGCGACAAAGAAGGCCATCACGCCACGCCCAGCGAAATCGCTGTCACCCTCGCCATGGAGCCGAGCCTGCAGAGCAAGCAGCGACCGCTGCCCGACCCCGCGCCAGCAGGCCCCATCCATGGACCGGACGACTTCCGGCGCCGTCACCCCGATGGACGCATGGGGTCCCACCCCTCCTTGGCCACCGCCCAGCACGGTGAGGCCTTGCTGGAGACAGCTGCCACCGCGTTGAGCGAGGATCTGCGCACGTTCCTCGGCGAGTCATGA
- a CDS encoding queuosine precursor transporter, with translation MDSNLQARRDGVFLVLAGLFLGTLGMLNILGLTRFLQLGSIGGWPIVVAVGALPYPITFLCTDLISELWGEQKANQVVWVGLLLNGWVLLILWLGGVLPGMSGSDDTTFRTIQQLSFGSVGASMVAYLTAQFVDVRLFHFWKQLTKGKALWLRNNGSTLVSQLVDTSAVVLISHYGAHVLPVQPERSVLPQLISFIGSGYLFKVLAALSDTLPFIWLTGWLRDWLDIPEQEGELTTEAPSSMHEGRIHSKLM, from the coding sequence GTGGACAGCAACCTCCAGGCACGGCGTGATGGGGTGTTTCTGGTGCTGGCGGGTTTGTTCCTCGGAACCCTCGGCATGCTCAACATTCTGGGCCTGACGCGCTTCCTGCAACTGGGCAGCATCGGCGGCTGGCCGATCGTGGTGGCCGTTGGCGCACTGCCTTACCCGATCACGTTCCTCTGCACTGATCTGATCAGCGAACTCTGGGGAGAACAGAAAGCCAATCAAGTGGTGTGGGTCGGGCTGCTGCTCAACGGCTGGGTTCTGCTGATCCTCTGGCTGGGGGGCGTTCTGCCGGGCATGAGCGGCAGCGATGACACCACCTTTCGCACCATTCAGCAGCTCAGTTTCGGTTCGGTTGGCGCCTCGATGGTGGCTTACCTCACGGCGCAGTTCGTGGACGTGCGGCTGTTCCATTTCTGGAAACAGCTCACCAAAGGCAAGGCGCTCTGGCTGCGCAACAACGGCTCCACCCTGGTGAGCCAGTTGGTGGACACCAGTGCAGTGGTGCTGATCAGCCATTACGGCGCCCATGTGCTGCCTGTGCAGCCGGAACGGTCCGTGCTGCCCCAGCTGATCAGCTTTATTGGCAGCGGGTACCTGTTCAAAGTGCTGGCGGCGTTGAGCGACACGCTTCCCTTCATCTGGCTCACGGGATGGCTGCGGGATTGGCTGGACATTCCTGAACAAGAAGGCGAACTCACAACAGAAGCCCCGTCATCGATGCATGAAGGGCGCATCCACTCCAAACTGATGTGA
- a CDS encoding DNA-3-methyladenine glycosylase yields the protein MAASRQPVIDFVSLPLNFFARPAQIVGPDLVGCRLVKRQADGSLLWGVIVETEAYSQDDPACHGYRRRSPQNETLFGEPGRFYVYVSYGIHHCVNVVTDRADWANGVLLRAVALPDEPERIAAGPGLLARRFGLDRCDDSRPVTGEHDVWMAPRSDTFASQDLVTTTRIGISQGAATPWRWYLRSSRSVSRRARGDRMPPKAQCWAPSLESSS from the coding sequence GTGGCCGCCAGCCGGCAGCCTGTCATCGATTTCGTTTCGCTTCCGCTCAATTTTTTTGCCCGTCCGGCTCAGATCGTGGGCCCCGATCTGGTGGGCTGCAGGTTGGTGAAACGCCAAGCGGACGGCAGTTTGCTTTGGGGGGTGATTGTGGAAACAGAGGCCTATTCCCAGGACGATCCCGCCTGCCACGGCTACCGCAGGCGTTCGCCGCAGAACGAAACGCTGTTTGGTGAGCCAGGGCGGTTTTATGTGTATGTCAGCTATGGCATCCACCACTGCGTGAACGTGGTCACCGATCGGGCCGATTGGGCCAACGGAGTGTTGCTGCGTGCCGTGGCACTTCCCGATGAACCGGAGCGGATTGCTGCAGGGCCCGGCCTGCTGGCACGACGTTTCGGGCTTGATCGCTGTGATGACAGCCGTCCGGTGACGGGCGAACATGACGTGTGGATGGCCCCAAGGTCAGACACATTTGCCAGCCAGGATCTTGTGACAACCACCCGGATCGGCATTTCCCAGGGCGCTGCAACCCCATGGCGCTGGTACCTGCGGAGCAGTCGCAGTGTCAGCAGACGAGCTCGGGGAGATCGCATGCCACCCAAGGCACAGTGCTGGGCGCCATCGCTGGAGTCGTCGTCATGA
- a CDS encoding aspartate carbamoyltransferase catalytic subunit, with protein sequence MSGWPHRHVLDLASFSREDFAAVLELAQRFRSLPVTGARKLPALQGRLVATLFFEPSTRTRSSFELAAKRLSADVMSFSPSSSSLSKGESVLDTARTYVAMGADVLVVRHRSTGVPQQLALDLQQMGERTVVLNGGDGLHSHPSQGLLDLLTLARHFSPQYPMPEALQGRRIVIVGDILHSRVARSNLWALTACGADVVLCGPPSLVPEDFSVFVDAPPPGLLKDPVPHRGKVSVVRRLEHALPGADAVMTLRLQKERMGQQLLTSLERYHRDFGLSHERMQLCGENVPVLHPGPVNRGVELSGSLLDDPRVSLVEEQVRNGVPTRMALLYLMAASESATEASLVSSSS encoded by the coding sequence ATGAGTGGCTGGCCGCATCGACACGTGCTGGATCTCGCCTCGTTTTCGCGGGAAGACTTTGCAGCTGTGCTTGAGCTGGCCCAGCGGTTTCGTTCACTGCCCGTCACTGGTGCCCGCAAACTGCCCGCCTTGCAGGGCCGTCTGGTGGCAACGCTGTTCTTCGAGCCCAGCACCCGAACTCGCAGCAGTTTTGAGTTGGCGGCCAAGCGTCTCTCGGCAGACGTGATGAGCTTTTCACCCTCCAGCAGCTCACTCAGCAAAGGGGAAAGCGTTCTCGACACAGCGCGCACCTACGTGGCCATGGGGGCCGACGTTCTGGTGGTGCGCCACCGTTCCACCGGTGTGCCGCAGCAACTGGCGCTGGATCTGCAGCAGATGGGTGAGCGCACCGTGGTGCTTAATGGGGGCGATGGACTTCACAGTCATCCCAGTCAGGGACTGCTGGATCTGCTCACTCTTGCCCGGCATTTCTCACCCCAGTACCCCATGCCGGAAGCGCTGCAGGGACGCCGGATTGTGATTGTCGGAGACATCCTTCACTCGCGGGTGGCCCGTTCCAATCTCTGGGCTTTGACGGCCTGTGGCGCGGATGTGGTGTTGTGCGGTCCTCCCAGCCTTGTTCCCGAGGATTTTTCGGTCTTCGTGGATGCTCCGCCCCCTGGTCTGCTGAAGGATCCGGTGCCGCATCGGGGCAAGGTCAGCGTGGTGCGGCGCCTGGAGCATGCGCTGCCGGGCGCCGATGCCGTGATGACCCTGCGGCTTCAGAAGGAACGGATGGGCCAGCAGTTGCTCACCAGCCTGGAGCGCTATCACCGGGACTTCGGGCTGAGCCATGAGCGCATGCAGCTCTGTGGGGAGAACGTTCCTGTACTGCACCCCGGCCCGGTCAATCGCGGCGTCGAATTGAGTGGCTCGCTTCTGGATGACCCGCGCGTCAGCCTTGTGGAAGAGCAGGTCAGGAATGGCGTGCCCACCCGGATGGCCTTGCTCTATTTGATGGCAGCTTCCGAATCCGCAACTGAGGCCTCCTTGGTGTCGAGCAGCTCCTGA
- a CDS encoding DUF565 domain-containing protein — MGITGFDPASSPETSAVQRLQSTRLQTNVGAAFQRLDRWARNPWRRFSLLALAGLIGFLIGSAITSVAGVLGQMDPVAALVVVLGTELTIRRRRSSEPSLKLPQQLLDLGRIGFLYGLFLEGFKLI, encoded by the coding sequence ATGGGGATCACTGGTTTCGACCCTGCCTCTTCCCCTGAAACCAGTGCCGTGCAACGGCTTCAATCCACCCGGCTGCAAACCAACGTTGGAGCAGCATTTCAAAGGCTGGATCGATGGGCGCGAAATCCTTGGCGGCGGTTTTCCTTGCTGGCCCTTGCCGGACTCATTGGCTTTTTGATCGGTAGCGCCATCACATCAGTGGCAGGCGTTCTCGGGCAGATGGACCCCGTGGCTGCGCTTGTGGTGGTTCTTGGCACTGAACTCACGATCCGGCGCCGACGCAGCTCCGAACCATCACTGAAGCTGCCCCAACAGCTCCTGGATCTTGGTCGCATTGGATTTCTCTACGGCCTCTTTCTCGAAGGGTTCAAGCTGATCTGA
- a CDS encoding DUF2555 domain-containing protein, protein MGSEDGSMLTQERLEAFDEASTAELARRLEEDDYPSPFDSLSDWHLLRALAIHRPELILPYHHLVDQEPFDED, encoded by the coding sequence ATGGGGTCTGAGGACGGCTCGATGCTTACGCAGGAACGGCTCGAAGCTTTTGACGAGGCCTCGACGGCCGAACTCGCCCGCCGGCTTGAAGAGGACGATTACCCCTCTCCTTTCGACAGCCTTTCGGATTGGCACCTGCTTCGGGCGCTGGCCATTCACCGGCCTGAACTGATCCTTCCGTACCACCATTTGGTGGACCAAGAACCTTTTGATGAAGACTGA
- the coaBC gene encoding bifunctional phosphopantothenoylcysteine decarboxylase/phosphopantothenate--cysteine ligase CoaBC, with amino-acid sequence MKTEQASPLSSPLSSPLCGRRVLVAVSGSIAAVKTPLLVSALIKAGAEVRCLVTTSGAALVSPVALASLSRHRCYLEADQWDSASSRPLHIELAEWAELAIVAPLSASSLSRWSQGSADGLLASVLLAMEAPVIAAPAMNTAMWRHPAVQRNWQQVQSFPGVIPLVPASGLLACDRVGDGRMADPLLIELAASSVFSRGSGIPDVTLDCSGMTVLVSAGPTQESIDPARFLSNRSSGRMGVLLAQAARFRGATVHLVHGPLDLPDAWLEGLECTAVESAAELGSTLQLAQPGADVLVMAAAVADLRRDAAPSNKLAKQDLQQALVSGWAEVPDLLSNLTRQRCPGQLVLGFSALTGSDAHLLERAESKRLAKGCDLMMVNPVDRDGQGFGDQPNGGWLLGDGWRRELPVTAKLSLAHQLVDALVEARDQAAASMES; translated from the coding sequence ATGAAGACTGAGCAGGCGTCGCCACTGTCGTCGCCACTGTCGTCACCACTGTGCGGGCGGCGTGTTCTAGTGGCCGTCAGCGGCAGCATTGCTGCTGTTAAGACGCCCTTGCTCGTCAGCGCGCTGATTAAGGCCGGCGCTGAGGTGCGCTGTCTTGTGACCACCAGTGGTGCTGCCTTGGTGAGTCCCGTGGCGCTCGCCAGCCTCAGTCGCCATCGCTGCTATCTCGAGGCCGACCAGTGGGACTCCGCCTCATCCAGGCCCTTGCACATCGAGTTGGCGGAGTGGGCGGAGTTGGCCATCGTTGCGCCCCTGAGTGCCAGCAGCCTGTCCCGCTGGAGCCAGGGTTCAGCCGACGGTCTGCTCGCCAGTGTTCTGCTGGCCATGGAAGCTCCTGTCATCGCGGCTCCGGCGATGAATACGGCCATGTGGCGTCACCCTGCGGTGCAACGCAACTGGCAGCAGGTTCAATCCTTCCCTGGGGTGATCCCCCTCGTGCCGGCGTCCGGTCTCTTGGCCTGTGATCGCGTCGGCGATGGGCGCATGGCTGATCCGCTGTTGATTGAGTTGGCGGCTTCGTCTGTATTCAGCCGCGGTTCGGGAATTCCTGACGTGACCCTTGATTGCTCGGGGATGACCGTTCTTGTTTCGGCTGGACCGACGCAAGAGTCGATTGATCCGGCCCGTTTCCTGAGCAACCGCAGCAGCGGCCGCATGGGTGTGTTGCTGGCGCAGGCGGCACGCTTCCGGGGTGCCACCGTTCATCTGGTGCATGGTCCATTGGATCTCCCCGACGCCTGGCTTGAAGGCCTGGAGTGCACTGCGGTGGAGAGTGCCGCCGAACTCGGTTCAACTCTGCAGTTGGCTCAGCCCGGAGCCGATGTGCTCGTCATGGCTGCTGCCGTCGCTGACCTGCGGCGCGATGCCGCTCCCTCAAACAAACTGGCCAAGCAGGATCTTCAGCAGGCTCTTGTCTCCGGTTGGGCAGAAGTGCCTGATTTGCTGTCGAATCTGACCCGCCAACGCTGCCCCGGACAGTTGGTTCTCGGCTTCTCAGCGCTCACAGGCAGCGATGCCCATTTGCTGGAGCGGGCTGAAAGCAAGCGGCTGGCGAAGGGCTGCGATCTGATGATGGTGAATCCCGTGGACCGAGATGGTCAGGGTTTCGGGGACCAACCCAATGGAGGCTGGTTGCTTGGAGATGGCTGGAGACGGGAGCTGCCTGTGACGGCAAAGCTCTCTCTGGCCCATCAATTGGTTGATGCTCTGGTTGAGGCTCGGGATCAGGCCGCGGCGTCGATGGAGTCCTGA